One genomic segment of Pseudomonas sp. RU47 includes these proteins:
- the uraD gene encoding 2-oxo-4-hydroxy-4-carboxy-5-ureidoimidazoline decarboxylase, with the protein MSRFQTLQPSSLSRDAFVKAFADIYEHSPWVAEKAYDLGADTSIDEIETLHQRMSDILLSADHASQLALINAHPDLAGKAAVQGQLTEASTNEQAGAGIHQCTAEEFQRFTELNDAYKAKFKFPFIMAVKGSNRHQILAAFETRIHNSQDTEFKCALAEINKIALFRLLTL; encoded by the coding sequence ATGAGCCGCTTTCAAACCCTGCAACCGTCGAGCCTGAGCCGCGACGCTTTCGTCAAAGCCTTCGCCGACATCTACGAACATTCGCCATGGGTGGCCGAGAAGGCCTACGACCTGGGCGCGGACACATCGATCGACGAGATCGAAACCCTGCACCAGCGCATGAGCGACATCCTGTTGAGCGCCGATCACGCCAGTCAACTGGCACTGATCAACGCTCACCCGGACCTGGCCGGCAAAGCCGCCGTCCAGGGCCAACTGACCGAAGCCAGCACCAATGAACAGGCTGGCGCCGGTATTCACCAATGCACGGCCGAAGAGTTCCAGCGCTTCACCGAGCTGAACGACGCCTACAAAGCCAAGTTCAAGTTTCCCTTCATCATGGCGGTAAAAGGCAGCAACCGGCATCAGATCCTCGCGGCGTTCGAAACGCGTATTCACAACTCGCAAGACACCGAGTTCAAATGCGCGCTGGCGGAGATCAACAAGATCGCCCTGTTCCGTTTACTGACTCTTTAG
- the puuE gene encoding allantoinase PuuE — MSADYPRDLIGYGSNPPHPHWPGNARIALSFVLNYEEGGERNILHGDKESEAFLSEMVAAQPLQGARNMSMESLYEYGSRAGVWRILKLFKEFDIPLTIFAVAMAAQRHPDVIRAMVDAGHEICSHGYRWIDYQYMDEAQEREHMLEAIRILTEITGERPLGWYTGRTGPNTRRLVMEEGGFLYDCDTYDDDLPYWEPNNPTGKPHLVIPYTLDTNDMRFTQVQGFNKGDDFFEYLKDAFDVLYAEGAEAPKMLSIGLHCRLIGRPGRIASLKRFIEYAKSHEQVWFSRRVDIARHWHETQPYQGAAQ, encoded by the coding sequence GTGAGCGCTGACTACCCACGCGACCTGATCGGTTACGGCAGTAACCCTCCTCACCCACACTGGCCGGGCAATGCCCGCATCGCTCTGTCGTTCGTACTCAATTACGAAGAAGGCGGCGAGCGCAACATTCTGCACGGCGACAAAGAATCCGAAGCCTTCCTGTCTGAAATGGTTGCCGCTCAGCCGCTGCAAGGCGCGCGCAACATGAGCATGGAATCGCTTTACGAGTATGGCAGCCGTGCCGGCGTCTGGCGGATTCTGAAACTGTTCAAGGAATTCGACATTCCGTTGACCATCTTCGCCGTCGCCATGGCCGCCCAGCGCCACCCGGACGTGATCCGCGCGATGGTCGATGCCGGCCACGAGATCTGCAGCCACGGCTACCGCTGGATCGACTACCAGTACATGGACGAAGCGCAGGAACGCGAGCACATGCTCGAAGCGATCCGCATCCTCACCGAAATCACCGGTGAGCGCCCACTGGGCTGGTACACCGGCCGCACCGGGCCGAACACCCGTCGTCTGGTCATGGAAGAAGGTGGTTTCCTCTACGACTGCGACACTTACGACGACGACCTGCCCTACTGGGAACCGAACAACCCGACCGGCAAGCCGCATCTGGTGATCCCGTACACCCTCGACACCAACGACATGCGCTTCACCCAAGTGCAGGGTTTCAACAAGGGTGACGATTTCTTCGAATACCTCAAAGATGCGTTCGACGTGCTCTACGCCGAAGGCGCTGAAGCACCGAAGATGCTCTCGATCGGTCTGCACTGCCGCCTGATCGGCCGTCCGGGTCGCATCGCTTCGCTCAAACGCTTTATCGAATACGCCAAAAGTCATGAACAGGTGTGGTTCAGCCGCCGCGTCGATATCGCGCGTCACTGGCACGAAACCCAGCCGTACCAAGGGGCCGCCCAATGA
- the uraH gene encoding hydroxyisourate hydrolase — MGRLTTHVLDAAHGCPGSSIKVELYRVEGSHLELVASAITNSDGRVDAPLLQGDDYRTGVYQVQFHAGDYYRARGVQLPEPAFLDVVVLRFGISAEQDHYHVPLLISPYSYSTYRGS, encoded by the coding sequence ATGGGACGTTTGACAACACACGTTTTGGACGCTGCACACGGTTGCCCGGGCAGTTCGATCAAGGTCGAGCTGTACCGCGTTGAAGGTTCGCACCTGGAATTGGTCGCCAGTGCGATAACCAACAGCGATGGCCGGGTCGATGCGCCGCTGCTGCAAGGCGACGATTATCGCACCGGCGTTTATCAGGTTCAGTTCCACGCGGGCGATTACTACCGCGCCCGTGGCGTTCAGTTGCCGGAACCGGCATTTCTGGACGTGGTTGTGCTGCGCTTCGGCATTTCTGCCGAACAGGATCACTACCATGTGCCATTGCTGATTTCGCCGTACAGCTATTCCACGTACCGGGGCAGCTGA